One genomic region from Phragmites australis chromosome 1, lpPhrAust1.1, whole genome shotgun sequence encodes:
- the LOC133918426 gene encoding reticulon-like protein B9 yields the protein MRPHFASDHGDGRVGGPFHRHRSIHKLPGGGKVEDILLWKDRNLSAGVLAGASLMWYMFDVAEYNIIPLLCQVVIFAMLVIFIWSNAALLLNIAPPRIPEVIISEHAFRETARTIHYKLAYIVAHLYDIACGKDLKKFLLVVGSLLILSEIGSSYSFTTLLYLGFLCAHTLPALYQRYETEVDHLAAKGSEDIKKFYKKIDSNLLNKIPKGPVKSKVK from the exons ATGCGTCCTCATTTTGCAAGCGATCATGGCGATGGACGAGTGGGCGGTCCATTTCATAGGCACAGGTCGATTCATAAGCTTCCTGGTGGGGGGAAAG TTGAGGACATTCTGCTCTGGAAGGACAGGAACTTATCTGCAGGTGTCCTTGCCGGTGCCTCATTGATGTGGTACATGTTCGATGTGGCTGAATACAACATAATCCCGCTCCTTTGCCAGGTTGTCATCTTTGCCATGCTCGTGATCTTCATTTGGTCGAACGCTGCGCTGCTCTTGAACAT AGCCCCACCAAGAATCCCAGAAGTCATCATCTCTGAACATGCCTTCCGAGAAACAGCAAGGACCATCCATTACAAATTGGCATACATTGTGGCTCATCTTTATGACATTGCATGCGGCAAGGATCTGAAGAAATTTCTCTTG GTGGTAGGGTCTCTGCTAATATTGTCAGAGATTGGAAGTTCTTACAGCTTCACAACTCTACTATATCTTG GATTTTTGTGCGCCCACACTTTGCCAGCATTGTACCAAAGATATGAGACAGAGGTGGACCATCTAGCTGCGAAGGGTAGCGAAGACATCAAGAAGTTCTACAAGAAGATCGATTCCAATTTGCTCAACAAAATACCAAAAGGCCCTGTAAAGtcaaaagttaaataa
- the LOC133918446 gene encoding phytochrome-associated serine/threonine-protein phosphatase has protein sequence MDLDLWISKVKEGQHLAEHELQSLCEYVKEILIEESNVQPVNSPVTVCGDIHGQFHDLMKLFATGGHVPETNYIFMGDFVDRGFNSLEVFTILLLLKARYPAHITLLRGNHESRQLTQVYGFYDECQRKYGNANAWRYCTDVFDYLTLSAIINGQVLCVHGGLSPDVRTVDQIRTIDRNCEIPHEGPFCDLMWSDPEEIETWAVSPRGAGWLFGSRVTAEFNHINGIELVCRAHQLVQEGLKYMFQEKGLVTVWSAPNYCYRCGNVASILSFDEKMERDVKFFTETEENNQMRGPRTAVPYFL, from the exons ATGGATTTGGATCTGTGGATCTCTAAGGTCAAGGAGGGCCAGCACCTCGCCGAGCACGAACTCCAGTCCCTCTGCGAATAC GTGAAGGAGATCCTCATCGAGGAGTCCAACGTGCAGCCGGTGAACAGCCCCGTAACAGTGTGCGGAGACATCCACGGGCAGTTCCATGACCTGATGAAGCTCTTTGCGACCGGGGGGCACGTCCCCGAGACGAATTATATTTTCATG GGCGATTTTGTGGACCGTGGCTTCAACAGCTTGGAGGTTTTCACAATACTTTTGCTACTAAAAGCGAG GTATCCTGCTCACATAACCCTTCTCCGTGGAAATCATGAAAGTAGGCAGTTGACACAG GTGTATGGTTTCTATGATGAGTGCCAGAGGAAGTATGGGAATGCAAATGCATGGCGGTACTGCACTGATGTTTTTGATTACCTTACACTTTCAGCAATCATTAATGGCCAA GTCCTTTGTGTTCATGGCGGTCTTTCTCCCGATGTACGCACTGTTGACCAG ATACGAACAATTGATCGCAATTGTGAAATCCCCCATGAAGGTCCTTTCTGTGATCTGATGTGGAGTGACCCTGAAGAGATAGAGACATGGGCTGTTAGTCCTCGTGGAGCAGGTTGGCTATTCGGATCACGAGTGACAGCAGAG TTCAACCATATTAATGGTATTGAGCTAGTTTGCCGGGCTCACCAGCTGGTCCAGGAAGGCCTAAAGTACATGTTCCAGGAGAAGGGCCTTGTAACT GTGTGGTCTGCACCTAATTATTGCTACAGATGTGGCAACGTTGCTTCTATACTAAGCTTCGATGAGAAGATG GAAAGAGATGTTAAATTCTTCACTGAGACAGAGGAGAACAATCAGATGCGAGGCCCAAGGACTGCCGTCCCATATTTCCTCTGA
- the LOC133918420 gene encoding non-specific lipid-transfer protein 2-like produces MRPPPPFFLLAALASAAVLTCLLASPAAADFSALAPCDVMQLSPCASAFAGKASPTAACCGKLKSHGPNCLCRYKDDANLKRLVDTRHKRKVFTACKVPVPSC; encoded by the coding sequence ATGAGGCCGCCGCCTCCGTTCTTCCTCCTTGCGGCGCTCGCCTCGGCTGCGGTGCTGACTTGCCTCCTCGCCAGCCCGGCCGCGGCCGACTTCTCGGCGCTCGCGCCGTGCGACGTGATGCAGCTGAGCCCGTGCGCGAGCGCGTTCGCGGGGAaggcgtcgccgacggcggCCTGCTGCGGCAAGCTCAAGTCCCACGGGCCCAACTGCCTGTGCCGGTACAAGGACGACGCCAACCTGAAGCGCCTCGTCGACACCAGGCACAAGAGGAAGGTGTTCACCGCGTGCAAGGTGCCCGTCCCGAGCTGCTAG
- the LOC133918405 gene encoding uncharacterized protein LOC133918405, with protein sequence MESWVRAVVEAIHSSRSQAVIYLAGGASQALGWLLSVPGASGTVLEVVVPYSRASMAQLLGKMPLQFTSKQAAEDMALAAYNRALKLSGPGLQVLGVGFTGSLASSRPKHGDHRFYVSTRTHSCLRTSHVTLSKGFRSREEEDTVSSYFLLKAIADTCRVSATIQSDIQEPEIPEESIEQFDEDQELQQVINGQVCMKVYHFADPVEKNFNRKIILPGSFNPLHDGHLRLLEVASSMCDDGIPFFEISAINADKPPLSIAEIKKRVEQFRNAGKNVIISNQPYFYKKAELFPGSAFIIGADTAARLVNPKYYGGDYNRMLEILLECKSTGTTFLVGGRKIEGVFMVLEDLDIPGELRDMFISIPEETFRMDISSTEIRKSQGTFGC encoded by the exons ATGGAGAGCTGGGTCCGCGCGGTGGTGGAGGCCATCCATTCCTCTCGCTCCCAGGCCGTCATCTACCTCGCCGGCGGCGCCTCGCAG GCGCTCGGCTGGCTGCTGTCCGTGCCCGGCGCGTCCGGCACCGTCCTCGAGGTCGTCGTGCCCTACTCCAGGGCCTCCATGGCGCAGCTCCTCGGCAAG ATGCCCTTGCAATTCACCAGCAAGCAGGCCGCAGAGGACATGGCACTGGCCGCGTACAACCGTGCCCTCAAGCTTTCTGGACCAG GTCTTCAAGTGTTGGGCGTTGGCTTTACTGGGTCACTGGCTAGCTCACGTCCAAAACATGGTGATCACAG GTTCTATGTGTCAACGCGGACACACAGTTGCCTCAGGACATCACATGTTACTTTGTCAAAG GGTTTTCGGAgcagagaggaagaagacacaGTTTCGAGCTATTTTTTGCTAAAG GCAATAGCAGATACCTGCAGAGTATCTGCAACCATTCAGTCAGACATTCAAGAACCTGAAATTCCAGAAGAAAGCATTGAACAATTCGATGAAGATCAAGAACTCCAGCAAGTTATTAATGGGCAAGTTTGCATGAAAGTCTATCACTTTGCTG ATCCGGTGGAAAAGAATTTCaacagaaaaataattctacCTGGTTCATTCAATCCCTTGCATGATGGCCACCTTAGGCTGTTGGAAGTTGCATCAAG CATGTGTGATGATGGGATTCCATTCTTTGAGATATCAGCAATTAATGCCGACAAACCTCCACTATCTATTGCAGAAATTAAGAAACGGGTTGAGCAATTTAGAAACGCAG GGAAGAATGTGATCATATCTAACCAACCGTACTTCTACAAGAAAGCGGAACTTTTCCCAGGCAGTGCTTTTATAATTGGTGCAGACACTGCAGCTAGGCTTGTTAAT CCTAAGTATTATGGAGGAGATTACAATAGAATGCTGGAGATACTTCTCGAATGTAAAAGCACAGGTACCACTTTTCTTGTTGGTGGCCGAAAGATTGAAGGAGTTTTCATG GTCCTCGAAGATTTAGACATTCCAGGAGAGCTGAGAGACATGTTTATCTCCATACCAGAGGAAACGTTTCGCATGGATATTTCATCTACTGAAATAAGAAAAAGCCAAG GTACATTTGGATGCTAG
- the LOC133918435 gene encoding general transcription and DNA repair factor IIH helicase subunit XPB1-like — translation MAGGDGDRARAPKRHKSSVPSKAALVDESAEFDYADDFDDDARDADNEVKKRDFTKLELKPDHANRPLWACADGRIFLETFSPLYKQAYDFLIAIAEPVCRPESMHEYNLTPHSLYAAVSVGLETSTIISVLSKLSKTKLPREIIDFIHGSTANYGKVKLVLKKNRYFVESPLTEVLKTLLKDEVISRARIYPEDSLGVPSFTVSKTAGQIASGHEDLLNGMELAAATEDKETHSFEIDPSQVENVKQRCLPSALNFPMLEEYDFRNDTVNPDLDMELKPQARPRPYQEKSLSKMFGNGRARSGIIVLPCGAGKSLVGVSAACRIKKSCLCLATNAVSVDQWAFQFKLWSTIKDDHISRFTSDNKEKFRGMAGVVVTTYNMVAFGGKRSEDSEKIIEEIRNREWGLLLMDEVHVVPAQMFRKVISITKSHCKLGLTATLVREDERITDLNFLIGPKLYEANWLDLVKGGFIANVQCAEVWCPMTKEFFAEYLKKENSKKKQVLYVMNPIKFRACEFLIRFHEQQRGDKIIVFADNLFALTAYAMKLRKPMIYGATSHAERTRILYQFKNSPEVNTIFLSKVGDNSIDIPEANVIIQISSHAGSRRQEAQRLGRILRAKGKHQDRMAGGKEEYNAFFYSLVSTDTQEMYYSTKRQQFLIDQGYSFKVITSLPPPDEGPNLSFHTLDEQLDLLGKVLNAGDDMIGVEHLEMDSDGKALLKARRSAGSMSAFSGAGGMVYMEYSTGKGKGASKKQKDPSKRHHLFKKRYQ, via the exons ATggccggcggcgacg GCGATCGCGCCCGCGCGCCGAAGCGGCACAAGTCCTCGGTGCCGTCGAAGGCGGCCCTGGTGGACGAGAGCGCTGAGTTCGACTACGCTGATGACTTCGACGACGACGCCCGCGACG CGGATAATGAGGTGAAGAAGAGGGACTTCACCAAGCTCGAGTTGAAGCCGGATCACGCGAACCGGCCGCTGTGGGCGTGTGCCGACGGCCGTATCTTCCTAGAGACCTTCTCACCGCTCTACAAGCAAGCATACGATTTCCTCATTGCCATCGCGGAGCCTGTGTGCAG GCCAGAATCTATGCATGAGTACAATCTAACACCCCACTCATTGTATGCTGCGGTCTCAGTAGGGCTTGAGACTAGCACTATCATTAGTGTATTGAGTAAGCTCTCCAAGACTAAGTTGCCCCGTGAAATAATTGATTTCATCCACGGATCAACTGCTAACTACGGCAAAGTAAAGCTTGTCTTGAAGAAGAATCGATATTTTGTCGAGTCTCCATTGACTGAG GTATTGAAGACCCTTCTGAAGGATGAAGTTATATCGAGAGCAAGGATATATCCTGAG GATTCCCTTGGTGTACCTTCATTTACTGTTAGCAAAACAGCTGGTCAAATAGCTAGTGGCCACGAAGACTTGTTAAATGGAATGGAATTGGCTGCTGCAACTGAAGACAAAGAAACACATTCTTTCGAGATTGATCCCTCTCAG GTTGAGAATGTCAAGCAACGATGCTTGCCAAGTGCATTGAACTTCCCCATGCTAGAGGAGTATGATTTCAGAAATGACACT GTGAACCCAGATTTGGACATGGAATTAAAGCCGCAAGCACGGCCTAGGCCATATCAAGAGAAGAGCCTGAGTAAGATGTTTGGGAATG GACGTGCAAGGTCAGGAATTATTGTGCTACCTTGTGGTGCTGGCAAGTCCTTGGTCGGTGTATCTGCAGCCTGCCGTATTAAAAAGAGCTGTCTATGTTTGGCCACGAATGCTGTCTCCGTAGATCAATGGGCATTTCAGTTCAAACTTTGGTCAACTATAAAAGATGACCATATTAGTCGTTTTACATCAGATAACAAGGAGAAATTTAGAGGGATGGCTGGTGTGGTTGTGACTACATATAACATGGTTGCATTTGGTGGCAAACGGTCTGAAGACTCTGAGAAGATTATTGAAGAAATTCGAAACAGAGAGTGGGGCTTGCTTCTAATGGATGAG GTTCACGTTGTCCCTGCACAGATGTTTAGAAAGGTCATCAGCATTACTAAATCTCACTGCAAGCTTGGTCTTACTG CTACACTTGTGAGAGAGGATGAACGTATTACCGATCTGAATTTTCTAATTGGACCAAAACTGTATGAAGCGAATTGGTTGGATTTAGTGAAAGGTGGATTTATTGCAAATGTGCAGTGTGCAGAAGTATGGTGTCCCATGACCAAAGAGTTCTTTGCTGAGTATTTGAAAAAGGAAAATTCAAAGAAGAAGCAG GTACTCTAtgtgatgaatccaattaagtTCAGGGCTTGTGAGTTCCTTATTCGATTCCATGAGCAACAACGCGGAGACAAGATAATTGTGTTTGCTGATAATCTATTTGCACTAACTGCATATGCAATGAAACTCCGCAAACCAATGATCTATGGTGCCACAAG CCATGCTGAGAGGACAAGAATTCTCTACCAATTCAAGAACAGTCCAGAAGTCAATACTATTTTCCTTTCAAAG GTGGGCGATAACTCAATTGATATCCCAGAAGctaatgttatcatccaaataTCATCTCATGCTGGTTCAAGGCGTCAAGAAGCTCAGCGGCTGGGACGAATTCTCAGGGCAAAG GGTAAGCATCAAGATAGAATGGCTGGTGGGAAAGAAGAATACAATGCTTTTTTCTATTCTCTTGTATCAACTGACACACAG GAGATGTACTACTCAACAAAAAGGCAGCAATTTCTTATTGACCAGGGATATAGCTTCAAG GTTATCACTAGTTTGCCGCCACCTGATGAAGGACCTAATCTGAGCTTTCACACACTTGATGAACAGCTTGACCTTTTGGGCAAG GTGCTGAACGCAGGGGATGACATGATTGGTGTTGAGCACTTGGAAATGGATTCTGACGGCAAGGCTCTCCTGAAAGCACGACGCTCTGCTGGATCAATGAGTGCCTTTTCTGGAGCGGGTGGAATGGTCTACATGGAGTACAG CACTGGGAAGGGGAAGGGTGCGTCGAAGAAACAGAAGGATCCATCAAAGAGGCACCATCTGTTTAAGAAACGCTAccagtag
- the LOC133889309 gene encoding serine/arginine-rich splicing factor RSZ22A-like, translating to MPREGKASSKGQGLGMDDTAAAAARRKKAASADAAKKRPGGGGGGGGDPRGRGPGVSPAAPPADAGRCGAAAVAECAASCCVLCACLPVSVLCCVVRAPLRAARRCCCRWRRRPRRRLAPGGSSSFSDAEVGEFLQGGRRRAMGQEESQPPARSRSPPPRGGRTTSPPVPAPARQPPPRGRRR from the coding sequence ATGCCAAGGGAAGGGAAAGCAAGCAGCAAAGGGCAAGGGCTGGGCATGGAcgacacggcggcggcggcggcgcgcaggaagaaggcggcgtCCGCCGACGCCGCGAAGAagcggccgggagggggagggggagggggaggggaccCACGCGGGCGCGGGCCCGGCGTGTCCCCGGCAGCGCCCCCCGCGGACGCCGGCCGGTGCggggcagcggcggtggcggagtgCGCGGCCTCGTGCTGCGTGCTCTGCGCGTGCCTGCCCGTGTCCGTGCTCTGCTGCGTGGTGCGCGCGCCGCTCCGGGCCGCGAGGCGGTGCTGCTgccggtggaggcggcggccgcggcggaggcTCGCGCCGGGGGGATCGTCGTCCTTCTCTGACGCGGAGGTCGGGGAGTTCCTGCAGGGCGGCCGCAGGCGGGCAATGGGGCAGGAGGAGAGCCAGCCTCCGGCGCGGTCGCGGTCGCCGCCGCCACGTGGTGGCCGGACAACCTCACCGCCGGTACCGGCGCCGGCGCGTCAACCGCCGCCTCGGGGTCGGAGGAGATAG